Sequence from the Campylobacter sp. MIT 12-8780 genome:
TCAAAAAAACGCACCTGTCTAAAACCATCATCACTTAATGCAACAACTTCAGCTTTTAAATTTAAATCAAATTCTAAAATATCTCTTGGCTTTACTCTGCCTTTAATCTGCACTAGAAAAAGCCCATTAGCTAAGGCTTTGTGATATAAAAGCTCGATTTTTGCTCCACTTTGTTTTCTGCCATGAATTCGAGCCTTTATCACCTTAGTATCGTTAAAAACGATGGCACAAGGAGGTAAAAACTGCTCTAAATTTCCAAAAAAAGTATGGCTTAATTTTTGTTTTGCTCGCTCATAAACTAAAAGTTTAGCATTTTCTTTTGGTAAAATGGGCTTTGTAGCTATGAGTTCTTGAGGCAAATCATAATCATAACTTGCAACATACAAATCCTCATCATTTCTCATCAAGCGTTTCTTTTTGGGCTGGGTTGATTTTCTTAGCGATAAAGATAGAAAGCAAATACAACAAGCACAAAGGTCCTGCCATCAAAAACTGAGAAAGTATATCAGGTGGAGTCATAAGGGCTGAAAAGATAAAGATCACAAGCACTGCTACTCTAAAATGCTTTTTCAAAAAAGCATCATCAACAAGATTAAGCTTTGCTAAAAAAAAAGTCAATACAGGCATTTCAAAAGCCAAGCCAAAGGCTATCATGAGTTTTGTAAAAAAGCCTACATAAGGTCCAAGGCTGATTAGCGGGGCTAAGTTTTGTGTTACAGCTCCAAAATGAATGAGAAAAGCAAACGCCATAGGCACAGCGATAAAATAACAAAATCCAGCCCCAAGTAAAAACATAATAGTAGCTGAAACGACAAAAGGGATAACCATGCGTTTTTCATTATCATAAAGCCCCGGAGCTATAAATTTCCAAAGTTGCCAAAAAATCACCGGTAAAGAAAAGATAAAACCCGCAAAAAAACTCACCTTCATCGAAGTAAAGATAGGCTCGGTAAGCTCTGTAAAAGTCATCTTGTTTGAAAGCTCAGGCAAAGCATCACGCACAGGTTTAGTTAAAATGCTGATGAGGTATTCATTAAAAAACAAACACACGATAAAAAAACCAAGAAGCACGACAACGCTGATAAAAAGCCTTTTTCTTAGCTCGATCAAATGAGGGCGAAGTTCTTCAAACATGTTTTACCTCTTTTTGCTCTTGAGCTTCTTGGTTTGTTTCTTTTGTATCATTTGGACTTAAATTGTTCTCATTGATATGCTTTTTAGCCTCTTTTAAATCATCTTCTATAGTGCTAAGATTTTTTTTAATCTCGTTTGTATCAGCTAGAATTTCTTTTTTTAGCTCGTCAAATTCTTCAAAACTAAGCTTTTTTCTTATGTTTTGATTATACTCTGAAAATTCATCTTTGTATTTTTGGCTTTCTTCTTTAAGCTCGCTAATCCTTAGTTCTTTTTCTATGCTTTCTTTAGCTTCATTAACTTGCTTTTTAAGGGCTTTGATGATTTTAGCAATCTGCGCTATAGTGCTTGGCAATTTATCAGGTCCTAAGACTAAGATCGCTACGATAACGATGACGATGATCTCGCCCATACTCATCTTTTTTTCCTTTGATATTTAAAACTTGAGGCTTAATTTTACACAAATTTGCCTAAAATTTCCTTTTAGTTTTGCAAAAATAAGACAATTTCATCACTAAGCAAGAAATTTGTATTAAAAAAACGATGATTTTTGTAGATAAGCTTTTTTTTCTCGCTTAAAAACAAAGCTTTTTCAAGCTCATTTTGACTTAGTTTTTTTTCATCTATACCCACACAACTTCTTAGTCCTAAAAACAAATGCTCTAAGTGCAAATTTTCTTTGCTTAAAAGCTCTATTTTCCTAAAACAAGGCTCTTTGATATAGCTTTGTAAATTGGCTTTGGTATAAAAGCGTCTATCATCTTTAAAGCCGACACTGCTTAAACCACAGCCTATATAGTTTTTACCTTGCCAATAGGCTAGATTGTGCTGGCATTTTTTACCAAAGTTGCTTATCTCATACTGCCTTAAGCCTAAATTTTCTATATTTTTGATAAAGTATTTCATCAAATTTGAAGCATTTTTTTTATAATGTAATTTCTTGCTAAAAGCGGTGTTTTTTTCTATGGTAAGATGATACGCACTGATATGAGTAAAAAGCTTTTTTAAAGAATTTAAATTTGCAAGCTCAAAATCAAGCATTTTTTTTGTATCCATTTTTGTATCATAAATCATATCGATATTTATATTTTCAAAGCCGACACAATTTGCATTTTCAAGAGCGTTAAGCACTTCTTTAAAGCGATGTATGCGTCCTAGAAAATGAAGTTTTTTTTCATTAAAACTTTGCACGCCAAAAGAAATTCTATTTAAACCAAAACTTTTCATCATCTTAAGCCAATTTTTATCTGCTGAGTTTGGATTAGCTTCGCTTGTAAGTTCAGCATTTGGGGCTAAAAAGGGTTGCAAAAACTCAAAAATAGGCTCATAAAAACAAGCTTTAATCACGCTTGGCGTGCCTCCACCGATGAAAAGTGTTTGTATGCTTTGTTTTTGTGTGTTAAAATTTTGTATTTGAGTTTTTATGTCTTCAAGCAAGGCTGACATATAAGGCTTTTCAAGCTTATTTGTGGCTAAAGAAGTAAAGGCACAATAATGACATTTGCTTTCACAAAATGGGATATGAAGATATAAATGCAAAAATAAGCCTTAATTTAAATGAAATTTGAGAAAATTTTAATAAAAAATTGATTTATATTAGGTTAAAATTAGGCTAAAAAAATAAAAAGTTGAGTTGAATTTGACACAAGCTGAGAAAAAATATAGATTAAATGTCGCTGCAATAGTGCTTTCAAGCACCTATCCTTTTGAGTGTAAGATCATGCTTGCAAAGCGAAATGATATAGATAATATTTGGCAATTCCCTCAAGGCGGTATTGATGCTGGAGAAAATCCCAAAAGTGCTTTATTAAGAGAGCTTGAAGAGGAGATAGGCACGGCTGAGGTTGAGATTATCAGCGAGTATCCAAAGTGGCTGCAGTATGATTTTCCAAGCAAGGTGAGCGAGAAAATGTATCCTTATGATGGGCAAAGACAAAAGTATTTTTTGGTGCGTTTAAAGGCAAATGCAAGGATAAATTTACAAACCAAAGAACCAGAATTTGAAGAGTATAAATTTGTAGATTTAAAAAAACTTTTTACGATGATCCATCATTTTAAAAGACCTTTATATGTTAAGGTGATTCGGTATTTTCAAGAGAAAGGATTTATGTAATGCTTATCGTTCAAAAGTATGGTGGAACGAGCGTTGGGGACTTAAAACGCATAGAAGAAGTCGCCAAAAGGGTTATAAAGACAAAAAAAGAAGGCGCAAAGCTTGTGGTTGTCGTCTCTGCGATGAGTGGGGTGACAAACGAGCTTATAGATTACGCTCATCATTTTTCAAAACAGCCCAATGCCAAAGATATGGATATGCTCTTAAGTAGTGGTGAACGCGTTACTTCAGCTTTATTAAGCATAGCTTTAAATGAACAAGGCTATAAAGCTCTTTCTTTTTCAGGCAGAAAAGCTGGCATTATCACAGATAGCGTTTTTACTAAAGCAAGGATAGAAAAGATCGATACAAGAGCTTTGCAAGAAGCCTTAGATGATGATTATATCGTCGTTGTGGCTGGTTTTCAAGGCGTGAATGAACAAGGCGAAGTAACAACACTTGGACGCGGGGGAAGTGATTTGAGTGCTGTGGCTTTGGCGGGTGCTTTAAGGGCTGATTTGTGTGAAATTTATACTGATGTTGATGGAGTTTATACAACTGATCCGCGCATAGAACCAAAAGCAAGAAAGCTTGATAAAATTTCTTATGAAGAAATGCTTGAGCTTGCAAGTTTGGGGGCAAAAGTGCTTCAAAATCGTTCTGTAGAGCTGGCTAAAAAACTTGATGTAAAACTCATCACAAGAAGTAGTTTTAATAACAATGAAGGAACAATTATTACGAAAGAGGAAGGTATGGAACAAGCTTTAGTAAGTGGTATAGCTATGGATAAAAACCAAGCAAGAGTAACTTTAAGACAGATTGAAGATAAGCCCGGAATTGCAGCTGAAATTTTTTCAGCCCTTGCAGCAAGAAATATCAATGTTGATATGATTATTCAAAATGTCGGCGTTGATGGGGCGACAAATTTGGGTTTTACTGTGCCTGAAAATGAGCTTGATTTAGCCAAAGAAACAATGCAAAATATCTTAGGAGCTAAAAGCCTTATCGAAACAGACAAAGAAGTCGTAAAAGTTTCAGTTGTGGGTGTGGGTATGAAATCGCATTCTGGTGTAGCTTCAGCTGCTTTTCAGTGCCTTGCAGATGAGGGTATAAACATACAAATGATCTCCACAAGCGAGATTAAAATTTCAATGATAGTGCAAGAAAAATACGGCGAACTTGCCTTAAGAGCTTTACATAAAGTATATAAGCTGGATGAAAAATGAGTGAAAATATCCTAAGCTACGCCCTAAAAAGTATTCGTGAGGGTGGTAGCTCTATGGCGTGGCTGGAGACAAAAAGACTTGAGCTTGTGCCACTTTTAAGTGCGAGATTAAGGCTTTTGGTGCTTGAAAATAAGCCCTTTGTGTTGATGTGCGATGAAGAGCGAACTTGGTATGAATCATATTTGCTTGAAAATATCAATGCCA
This genomic interval carries:
- the tatC gene encoding twin-arginine translocase subunit TatC, with the translated sequence MFEELRPHLIELRKRLFISVVVLLGFFIVCLFFNEYLISILTKPVRDALPELSNKMTFTELTEPIFTSMKVSFFAGFIFSLPVIFWQLWKFIAPGLYDNEKRMVIPFVVSATIMFLLGAGFCYFIAVPMAFAFLIHFGAVTQNLAPLISLGPYVGFFTKLMIAFGLAFEMPVLTFFLAKLNLVDDAFLKKHFRVAVLVIFIFSALMTPPDILSQFLMAGPLCLLYLLSIFIAKKINPAQKETLDEK
- the tatB gene encoding Sec-independent protein translocase protein TatB, which translates into the protein MSMGEIIVIVIVAILVLGPDKLPSTIAQIAKIIKALKKQVNEAKESIEKELRISELKEESQKYKDEFSEYNQNIRKKLSFEEFDELKKEILADTNEIKKNLSTIEDDLKEAKKHINENNLSPNDTKETNQEAQEQKEVKHV
- the hemW gene encoding radical SAM family heme chaperone HemW codes for the protein MHLYLHIPFCESKCHYCAFTSLATNKLEKPYMSALLEDIKTQIQNFNTQKQSIQTLFIGGGTPSVIKACFYEPIFEFLQPFLAPNAELTSEANPNSADKNWLKMMKSFGLNRISFGVQSFNEKKLHFLGRIHRFKEVLNALENANCVGFENINIDMIYDTKMDTKKMLDFELANLNSLKKLFTHISAYHLTIEKNTAFSKKLHYKKNASNLMKYFIKNIENLGLRQYEISNFGKKCQHNLAYWQGKNYIGCGLSSVGFKDDRRFYTKANLQSYIKEPCFRKIELLSKENLHLEHLFLGLRSCVGIDEKKLSQNELEKALFLSEKKKLIYKNHRFFNTNFLLSDEIVLFLQN
- a CDS encoding RNA pyrophosphohydrolase — its product is MTQAEKKYRLNVAAIVLSSTYPFECKIMLAKRNDIDNIWQFPQGGIDAGENPKSALLRELEEEIGTAEVEIISEYPKWLQYDFPSKVSEKMYPYDGQRQKYFLVRLKANARINLQTKEPEFEEYKFVDLKKLFTMIHHFKRPLYVKVIRYFQEKGFM
- a CDS encoding aspartate kinase; the encoded protein is MLIVQKYGGTSVGDLKRIEEVAKRVIKTKKEGAKLVVVVSAMSGVTNELIDYAHHFSKQPNAKDMDMLLSSGERVTSALLSIALNEQGYKALSFSGRKAGIITDSVFTKARIEKIDTRALQEALDDDYIVVVAGFQGVNEQGEVTTLGRGGSDLSAVALAGALRADLCEIYTDVDGVYTTDPRIEPKARKLDKISYEEMLELASLGAKVLQNRSVELAKKLDVKLITRSSFNNNEGTIITKEEGMEQALVSGIAMDKNQARVTLRQIEDKPGIAAEIFSALAARNINVDMIIQNVGVDGATNLGFTVPENELDLAKETMQNILGAKSLIETDKEVVKVSVVGVGMKSHSGVASAAFQCLADEGINIQMISTSEIKISMIVQEKYGELALRALHKVYKLDEK